A genomic segment from Deltaproteobacteria bacterium encodes:
- the cas2 gene encoding CRISPR-associated endonuclease Cas2, with translation MQLSVFECHLTEEQLAAVRSGMRDLINHRKDRVRYWPICRACAARVEVDGWGEVQEEEESFAIV, from the coding sequence GTGCAACTTAGCGTGTTTGAGTGTCACCTGACCGAGGAGCAGCTTGCCGCTGTCCGATCAGGTATGCGCGACCTGATCAATCATCGAAAAGACCGCGTGCGCTACTGGCCCATCTGCAGGGCCTGTGCCGCCCGCGTGGAGGTGGACGGATGGGGCGAGGTGCAGGAGGAAGAAGAGAGTTTTGCAATAGTCTGA
- the cas2 gene encoding CRISPR-associated endonuclease Cas2 has translation MGGKTSYVVISYDISDPKRLYKIAKIMKNYATRVLYSVFEGELTWSQEQGMRREVARVLDVEEDSVRYYHLCNRCKERILTNGVKVPVQEEKDFEII, from the coding sequence ATGGGCGGTAAGACTTCCTACGTGGTCATTAGTTACGATATCAGCGATCCGAAAAGGCTTTACAAAATCGCAAAGATCATGAAGAATTATGCAACAAGGGTCCTTTACAGCGTATTCGAGGGCGAACTTACCTGGAGCCAGGAGCAGGGAATGCGCAGAGAGGTTGCCCGTGTGCTGGATGTTGAAGAAGATAGTGTCAGGTATTATCATTTGTGCAACCGATGCAAGGAGCGGATTCTGACGAACGGTGTGAAAGTGCCCGTTCAGGAGGAGAAGGATTTTGAAATTATATAG